The following are encoded together in the Ovis aries strain OAR_USU_Benz2616 breed Rambouillet chromosome X, ARS-UI_Ramb_v3.0, whole genome shotgun sequence genome:
- the LOC101119281 gene encoding actin-related protein T1: MFNPYTLDTPAVIFDNGSGLCKVGMSGETGPRHVISSVVGHPKFNMALPEANQKNYVVGEKALFKYEALQLHYPIERGLVTRWDDMEKLWKYLFEWELGVKPCQRPVLMTEPSLNPRETREKTTEVMFETFNVPAFYLSNHAVVALYASASVTGLVVDSGDGITCTVPIFEGYSLPHAVTKLYVAGRDITEHLTRLLLASGCNYPCILNKALVDDIKESLCYVALEPEKELCKKPEEIMKEYKLPDGNVIHLGDQLYQVPEILFAPDHLGVHNPGLSKMVSSSIMKCDTDIQKNLFAEIVLSGGTTLFPGLEERLMKELEQLAFRGTPIKITASPDRCFSAWIGASIVTSLSSFKQMWITSADFMEFGACVVQRRCF, encoded by the coding sequence ATGTTTAACCCATACACATTAGATACTCCAGCTGTAATTTTTGACAATGGATCAGGACTCTGCAAAGTAGGTATGTCTGGAGAGACTGGGCCCCGTCATGTCATCAGTTCTGTTGTGGGGCACCCTAAATTCAACATGGCTTTACCAGAAGCCAATCAGAAAAATTATGTTGTGGGAGAAAAAGCCCTGTTCAAGTATGAGGCCTTGCAGTTGCACTACCCCATTGAACGTGGACTGGTAACAAGATGGGATGACATGGAGAAACTCTGGAAGTATCTTTTTGAGTGGGAATTGGGAGTAAAACCCTGTCAACGACCTGTGCTCATGACTGAGCCCTCCTTGAACCCAAGAGAGACTCGTGAGAAGACAACAGAGGTGATGTTTGAGACCTTCAACGTGCCTGCCTTCTACCTGTCCAACCACGCGGTCGTAGCACTCTATGCCTCTGCCTCTGTCACGGGCCTAGTGGTGGACAGTGGGGATGGGATCACTTGCACTGTCCCCATCTTTGAGGGTTACTCCCTGCCTCATGCTGTCACCAAGCTCTATGTGGCAGGCAGGGACATCACAGAGCACCTCACCCGACTCCTCCTGGCTAGTGGGTGTAATTACCCTTGCATACTCAACAAGGCCTTAGTGGATGACATAAAAGAGTCGCTCTGCTATGTTGCCTTGGAACCAGAGAAAGAACTCTGTAAGAAGCCAGAGGAGATCATGAAAGAATACAAGCTACCAGATGGGAATGTCATCCACCTTGGGGACCAGCTGTACCAGGTACCTGAGATTCTTTTTGCACCTGACCACCTAGGTGTCCACAACCCAGGACTATCAAAAATGGTCTCCAGCAGCATTATGAAGTGTGACACCGATATCCAGAAGAATCTTTTTGCAGAAATTGTTCTGTCTGGGGGAACCACTCTCTTCCCTGGGCTTGAGGAAAGACTTATGAAGGAACTAGAACAGCTGGCCTTCAGAGGCACTCCCATCAAGATCACTGCTTCTCCTGATAGATGTTTCTCTGCGTGGATTGGTGCTTCCATTGTGACTTCTCTGAGCAGTTTCAAGCAAATGTGGATCACTTCTGCAGACTTCATGGAGTTTGGGGCATGTGTTGTCCAGAGAAGATGCTTTTAA